The Streptomyces pratensis genomic interval AGTGCCACGCCCCCGAGACGCAACGGCGGTATGAACCGCCGCAGAAGCTTCAGCGGTGGATCCGTGACAGTGTAAGTGCCCTCGAGAACGACCACCATCGCCTTGCCTGGCTGCCATGAACGTGCGAACTGGAAGACATAGTCCATGACCAGCCGGAAGATCAGCACGATGAGGAAACACATCAGCGCGATATAGACCACATCCAGTGCGACGCCCATTTCCCGCGCT includes:
- a CDS encoding YggT family protein; amino-acid sequence: MGVALDVVYIALMCFLIVLIFRLVMDYVFQFARSWQPGKAMVVVLEGTYTVTDPPLKLLRRFIPPLRLGGVALDLSFFVLMIIVYILLSLVGKLASSV